A stretch of Deltaproteobacteria bacterium DNA encodes these proteins:
- a CDS encoding alanine--glyoxylate aminotransferase family protein, giving the protein MSLYKYRLLAPGPTPVPEKVLTHMAEPIIHHRTAAFEAIVAEVKEGLKWLYQTTEEVLIFAASGTGAMEGAVINVMSKGDKALVVDSGKFGERWWKIAKAYGLSFEVIQVEWGKAVDPKIIAEKLAKEDYRTVMITASETSTGVAHPVKEIAEIVKKYDSTVLIVDAITGLGVFDLPCDKWGLDIVVSGSQKALMLPPGLAFASISAKAWKLIDKSDIPKFYFDFKKEKKAILENTTAYTPAVSLVIGLNDVLKSMKAMGLEGVFKKHQLLGSACREGLKAMGLKLFAPEHPSNAVTAVYSPEGIDAGKIVKGLRDGFNMTIAGGQDAAKGKIFRIGHLGYYDPMDMVSVLAAIEITLHKNGYKLELGKGVGAALKVIAECK; this is encoded by the coding sequence ATGTCTCTCTACAAATATCGTTTACTCGCCCCCGGTCCAACCCCTGTTCCCGAAAAAGTGTTAACTCACATGGCGGAACCCATTATTCATCATCGCACTGCCGCGTTTGAAGCCATTGTTGCGGAAGTGAAAGAGGGTTTGAAGTGGCTGTATCAAACCACAGAAGAAGTTCTCATTTTTGCGGCTTCTGGTACAGGCGCCATGGAAGGTGCTGTCATCAATGTCATGAGTAAAGGGGACAAGGCCCTGGTAGTTGACAGTGGAAAGTTTGGTGAACGTTGGTGGAAAATTGCCAAGGCTTACGGACTTTCTTTTGAGGTGATCCAGGTGGAATGGGGGAAAGCCGTTGATCCTAAAATTATCGCTGAAAAACTTGCGAAAGAAGATTACCGAACGGTGATGATTACGGCTTCTGAAACTTCTACCGGTGTAGCGCATCCTGTAAAAGAAATCGCGGAAATCGTAAAGAAGTATGACAGCACGGTTCTGATTGTGGATGCCATCACAGGCTTGGGAGTTTTTGATTTGCCTTGCGATAAATGGGGCCTGGATATTGTGGTTTCCGGTTCTCAAAAAGCCCTGATGTTGCCTCCAGGACTCGCCTTCGCATCGATATCTGCCAAGGCCTGGAAGCTGATTGATAAATCGGATATTCCGAAATTTTATTTTGATTTCAAAAAAGAGAAGAAGGCTATTCTCGAAAACACCACGGCTTATACCCCTGCAGTCTCTCTGGTTATTGGATTGAATGATGTATTGAAATCGATGAAGGCCATGGGCCTGGAAGGTGTCTTCAAAAAGCATCAGCTGCTGGGTTCTGCCTGCCGCGAAGGTCTTAAGGCGATGGGTTTGAAACTGTTTGCCCCGGAACATCCCTCCAATGCGGTAACCGCCGTTTATTCTCCCGAAGGAATTGATGCCGGTAAAATCGTAAAAGGTTTGCGCGATGGATTCAACATGACTATTGCCGGCGGACAAGATGCCGCAAAAGGCAAGATCTTCCGTATTGGTCATCTGGGTTACTATGACCCTATGGACATGGTGAGTGTGCTTGCAGCCATCGAAATTACCCTCCATAAGAATGGATACAAACTGGAATTAGGAAAAGGTGTTGGGGCGGCGTTGAAGGTGATTGCGGAATGTAAATAA
- a CDS encoding clan AA aspartic protease — protein sequence MGYVRAKIQLKNPRETSLQALQVESLVDTGALMLCIPEHIRIQLKLEELEKREVTIADGRRQVVPYVGPVQVSFQNRNCFVGALVLGDEVLLGAVPMEDMDLLISPAHQVLMVNPDSPNLPQALVK from the coding sequence ATGGGTTATGTTCGAGCAAAAATACAATTAAAAAATCCTCGAGAAACTAGTTTGCAAGCGCTTCAGGTGGAGTCGTTAGTGGATACAGGAGCTTTGATGCTCTGCATTCCTGAACATATTCGGATTCAATTGAAGTTGGAAGAACTGGAAAAACGTGAAGTGACTATTGCGGATGGAAGAAGGCAAGTGGTGCCTTATGTGGGGCCTGTACAGGTGAGTTTTCAAAATAGAAATTGTTTTGTCGGTGCTTTGGTTTTGGGAGATGAAGTTTTATTGGGTGCCGTTCCTATGGAGGATATGGATCTGCTGATTTCTCCTGCGCATCAAGTTTTGATGGTGAATCCGGATAGCCCCAATTTGCCGCAGGCTTTGGTGAAGTGA
- a CDS encoding phosphoglycerate dehydrogenase: MPKILISDKLSEAGLAILKKASGLEIDTKAGLKPDELKKIIGEYDGLVIRSGTKVTADLLSAATKLKIIGRAGIGVDNVDTVAASKKGIIVENTPGGNVVTTAEHAIAMMFAVARKIPQATGSMKAGKWEKTKFVGAELYNKTLGIVGVGNIGKIVADRAIGLKMKVIAYDPFLSKESASKMGVELVELSDLFARADFISTHTPLNDKTRNLIDKAAFSKMKKGVYLINCARGGIVNEDALVSAIQEGIVSGAALDVFEQEPINPENPLLKLDQVICTPHLGASTDEAQENVSVEVAEQMVEFFVNGVVKNAVNFPSISGELLGILQPYLSIAEKLGKVQGQLAETNPEEILIEYSGELANLPVAPLTVSILKGLLENLLTDMSVNFVNAPFIAKERGIKVTEAKLNEGKDFKNLIEITVKSSKGSRSVSGTIFGNKHARLVRIDNFYLEALPEGQILLVHNQDKPGVIGNLGSLLGKNNINISRLQLGLLKEKEEAIAFYNIDQVVSPEILKEISKLPNIISVKQLSL; the protein is encoded by the coding sequence ATGCCAAAAATATTAATTTCAGACAAACTTTCAGAGGCGGGTTTAGCCATTCTTAAAAAGGCGTCTGGCCTCGAAATAGATACCAAGGCCGGTCTTAAACCGGATGAACTCAAAAAAATCATTGGTGAATACGATGGACTGGTGATTCGTTCGGGCACCAAAGTAACCGCAGATCTACTTTCTGCGGCTACCAAGCTCAAGATCATCGGCCGTGCAGGGATTGGTGTCGATAACGTGGATACCGTGGCGGCGTCTAAAAAAGGCATCATTGTTGAAAATACTCCGGGTGGAAATGTAGTGACTACCGCGGAGCATGCGATTGCCATGATGTTTGCCGTCGCACGAAAAATTCCACAAGCCACCGGAAGCATGAAGGCCGGCAAATGGGAAAAAACCAAATTCGTGGGGGCCGAGCTCTACAATAAAACTTTAGGCATCGTTGGAGTAGGGAACATCGGTAAAATTGTGGCCGACAGGGCCATTGGCTTAAAGATGAAGGTGATTGCCTATGATCCTTTTCTCTCCAAAGAGAGCGCCTCTAAAATGGGTGTCGAATTGGTGGAGCTGAGTGATCTTTTTGCCCGTGCTGATTTTATTTCGACTCACACGCCTCTCAATGATAAAACCCGAAATTTAATCGATAAGGCCGCTTTTTCAAAAATGAAAAAAGGAGTTTATCTTATCAATTGCGCCCGCGGTGGTATTGTCAATGAAGATGCCCTGGTGTCAGCCATTCAGGAAGGCATCGTCTCCGGAGCCGCGCTGGATGTGTTTGAACAGGAACCTATTAATCCTGAAAATCCTTTGCTTAAATTAGACCAAGTCATTTGTACTCCACATTTAGGGGCTTCAACCGATGAAGCTCAAGAAAATGTATCCGTCGAAGTTGCCGAGCAGATGGTGGAGTTTTTTGTGAATGGCGTGGTGAAAAATGCCGTGAATTTCCCTTCCATCAGCGGTGAGCTGTTGGGTATACTGCAGCCTTATCTTTCCATTGCTGAAAAATTAGGAAAGGTACAAGGGCAGCTGGCCGAAACGAATCCGGAAGAAATTCTCATTGAATATTCCGGCGAGCTTGCCAATCTTCCTGTGGCTCCGTTGACTGTCTCTATTTTAAAAGGCCTGCTTGAAAATTTGCTTACCGACATGAGTGTCAACTTCGTCAATGCACCTTTTATTGCAAAAGAACGCGGCATTAAAGTGACGGAAGCGAAACTCAACGAAGGCAAAGACTTTAAAAATCTCATCGAAATCACAGTAAAATCTTCTAAAGGAAGCCGCTCTGTTTCTGGAACTATTTTTGGAAACAAGCATGCACGCCTGGTTCGTATTGATAATTTTTATCTGGAGGCCTTGCCTGAAGGGCAGATCCTGCTGGTTCATAATCAGGATAAACCCGGGGTTATTGGAAACCTGGGAAGCCTGCTCGGAAAAAATAATATTAATATCTCCCGCTTGCAGTTGGGACTGCTCAAAGAAAAAGAAGAAGCCATTGCTTTTTATAATATTGATCAAGTGG